One window of Oncorhynchus kisutch isolate 150728-3 unplaced genomic scaffold, Okis_V2 Okis05a-Okis16b_hom, whole genome shotgun sequence genomic DNA carries:
- the LOC109885172 gene encoding frizzled-5-like — MATMTYICPIYISVLCLLLLMRALPVRAASKAIVCEPITVPMCKGIGYNLTYTPNQFNHDTQDEVGLEVHQFWPLVRIHCSPDLLFFLCSMYTPICIPDYRKPLPPCRSVCERAKRGCSPLMSQYGFEWPERMSCEGLPELGDADLLCMDRNSSDATTLSPGPAFPPKPTPKAPYRNPARRRPHLLPKPHHSHHHQDCEQRGCRCRHPLVSVKHEARSLYGRGVHTGPVENCAQPCRQPYFTPDEHAFTSLWIGLWSVLCFVSTLTTVVTFLIDRERFSYPELPIVYLAACYLFISLGYMVRLAAGHERVACSEDGGHVLYDASGPAGLCTLVFLLVYFFGMAGAIWWVVLSLTWFLAAGMKWGNEAIAGYSQYFHLAAWLVPSVKTIAVLALSAADGDPVAGICYVGNQSVESLRGFVLAPLVVYLFTGSLFLLAGFVSLFRIRSVIKQGGTKTDKLEKLMLRLGLFTVLYTVPAAVVVACLVYEQHLRPQWDRGLSCSCQAERERLSLGPDHAIFMLKYFMSLVVGITSGVWVWSGKTLESWRRFLGRCCCSCPCWGNKPSSASVYSEASTSLTTRTGLLPSQSEHKSLSHPSV, encoded by the coding sequence ATGGCGACCATGACGTACATCTGCCCAATTTACATCAGCGTTCTGTGCCTGCTCCTGCTGATGCGCGCACTACCGGTGCGCGCTGCCTCCAAGGCCATCGTGTGTGAACCCATCACGGTCCCCATGTGCAAAGGCATCGGCTACAACCTGACCTACACGCCCAACCAGTTTAACCACGACACTCAGGACGAGGTGGGGCTGGAGGTGCACCAGTTCTGGCCGCTGGTGCGCATccactgttcccctgacctgCTCTTCTTCCTCTGCAGCATGTACACCCCAATCTGCATCCCGGACTATCGCAAGCCTCTGCCCCCGTGCCGCTCCGTGTGCGAGCGGGCCAAGCGCGGCTGCTCCCCCCTGATGAGCCAGTATGGGTTTGAATGGCCCGAGAGGATGAGCTGCGAGGGGTTGCCAGAGCTGGGTGATGCTGACCTCCTCTGTATGGACCGGAACAGCAGTGACGCCACTACTCTGTCCCCAGGCCCGGCCTTCCCCCCGAAGCCTACCCCCAAGGCCCCCTACCGCAACCCAGCCCGCCGCAGGCCGCATCTCCTGCCCAAACCccaccacagtcaccaccaccaGGACTGTGAACAACGCGGCTGCCGCTGTCGCCACCCCCTGGTGTCCGTCAAGCATGAGGCCCGCTCACTGTACGGCCGCGGCGTCCACACAGGCCCCGTGGAGAACTGCGCCCAGCCCTGCCGTCAGCCCTACTTCACCCCGGACGAACACGCCTTCACCTCCCTCTGGATCGGCCTGTGGTCGGTCCTCTGCTTCGTCTCAACCTTAACTACGGTGGTCACGTTCCTGATTGACCGCGAACGCTTCTCCTACCCCGAGCTGCCTATCGTCTACCTGGCTGCCTGCTACCTCTTCATCTCCCTGGGATACATGGTGCGGCTGGCGGCGGGCCACGAGCGCGTGGCGTGCTCCGAGGACGGCGGGCACGTGCTGTACGACGCTTCGGGCCCTGCCGGCCTGTGCACCTTGGTGTTCCTGCTGGTCTACTTCTTTGGAATGGCCGGCGCAATCTGGTGGGTGGTGCTCTCGCTCACCTGGTTCCTGGCGGCGGGTATGAAGTGGGGCAACGAGGCCATCGCCGGGTACTCGCAGTACTTCCACCTGGCCGCCTGGCTGGTGCCCAGCGTCAAGACCATCGCCGTGCTGGCCCTGAGCGCTGCTGACGGAGACCCTGTGGCAGGGATATGCTACGTGGGCAACCAGAGTGTGGAGAGCCTGCGGGGCTTCGTGCTTGCTCCCCTGGTGGTCTACCTCTTCACAGGCTCCCTCTTCCTCCTAGCGGGGTTTGTGTCGTTGTTCCGCATCCGCAGCGTCATCAAGCAGGGGGGGACCAAGACGGACAAGCTGGAGAAGCTGATGTTAAGGCTGGGCCTCTTTACCGTCCTCTACACGGTCCCTGCCGCGGTGGTGGTGGCCTGTCTGGTGTACGAGCAGCACCTCAGGCCGCAGTGGGACAGGGGTCTTTCCTGCTCCtgccaggctgagagagagaggctaagcCTAGGGCCAGACCACGCCATCTTCATGCTGAAGTACTTTATGAGCCTGGTGGTGGGGATCACCTCGGGGGTGTGGGTGTGGTCGGGGAAGACTCTGGAGTCGTGGAGGAGGTTCCTGGGGAGGTGCTGTTGTTCATGTCCCTGCTGGGGCAACAAACCGTCCAGCGCGTCAGTATACAGCGAGGCCAGCACATCCCTCACGACACGCACCGGGCTGCTCCCCTCGCAGTCTGAGCACAAGTCCCTGTCGCACCCATCTGTGTGA